CGTCGCCATTGCGGCTATAGCATGTGGCCAGGCTGCACCTAGCGGGCCGTCCGTAACCATCATCCAGCGAGCGTCACCTCCGATTCCGGCACCCGCTCCCACTGCGGTACCTGGCGAAGGTGAGGATGCAGCAGAAGCCATAGTCGGTACCCCCGTAACCGTGAACATGATCGACAATGGCGGCGCTGGCCCGATGGAGTACGATCCCGTTGACTTCGCTTTCGCGGTTGGTGAAGGCGTGAACTTTACGTTCATAGCAGAAGCGGCGTTCCACTCTTTCACTGTCAGCGACCTGGACATCAACGTCGAAGTAAACGCAGGTGAGACCGTCGGCTTCGACTACATTTTCGAAGAGCCAGGCACATACGAACTGGTGTGTGTGCCGCACGAGGCCCTGGGGATGGTCGGCACCATCACGGTGCAGTGAGGTTTTTCTTCCCGGAGCGTTTGCCTGTAGCTTTGCGAGCGTTCATTTGGCTCCTGATCACTCTTATTCCAATTGCTCTCTTCGTCGCGTGTGTTGAGGAGGCCGAGCAGCCTTCTTCGGGAATTATCCCGACCGCTCCCGCGATACCTACGTCTCCGCCTGTTCCCACCGCAGTGTCCATACCGACCGCTGCATCTATTCCAACGGCGGTGTCGATCCCCACGGCTGTATCCGTACCAACGGCGGCGGCAATCCCGACGGCGGCATCGATACCAACCGCGGTGTCGATCCCCACTGCTCCTGCGATTCCAACCGCCCCCTCTGCTTCTTCTGAATCGAGCGGCGTCACGGTAGTCGTAGAAGAGGCTTCAATGGCACGCTACATCGTGGGTGAGGAGCTAAGGGGGGTTGATCTGCCGATCAAGGCCATCGGCGAGACTTCAGAGGTCTCGGGTTCAATCGTGTTCGAGGACGACGGCGAGGTGGACTCGGAATCGTCCCTCCTGCAGGTTGGACTGTCAGGGTTCAGGAGTGACGAGGACCGGCGAGACAGGTGGGTCAGGACGAGCCTTTTCAATACGGGGCAGTTCCCGAATGCCGAACTGGTTGTCAGGGGATTCGACTACCTACCATGGCCGCTTCCAGAGTCGGGCGAGGCTACCTTCGAGATGTATGGCGACCTGACGATCCAGGAAGTAACGAAGTCTGTCACCTGGGACGTTACGGCGCAGTTCGATGGTGGGTCGGTCGCAGGTCAGGCCAGGACCATGATCACGTTCGACCAGTTCGAGCTTTCTAAGCCCACGTTTGCGTTCATATTGAGCGTAGACGATGACATATTCCTGGAGATCGATATAGTCGCATCGATCGAGTAGTCCCACGCTGTCTCGGACTGCTCGCCTGTGTCCCGTTTATGGGCTTTACATGAACCCAGTTCACGTTGACGCTCGAAAATTCC
The Dehalococcoidia bacterium genome window above contains:
- a CDS encoding YceI family protein, with translation MARYIVGEELRGVDLPIKAIGETSEVSGSIVFEDDGEVDSESSLLQVGLSGFRSDEDRRDRWVRTSLFNTGQFPNAELVVRGFDYLPWPLPESGEATFEMYGDLTIQEVTKSVTWDVTAQFDGGSVAGQARTMITFDQFELSKPTFAFILSVDDDIFLEIDIVASIE